The following proteins are encoded in a genomic region of Candidatus Diapherotrites archaeon:
- a CDS encoding DsbA family protein → MICLIALVVFAVLGIFSAKYRRLALEAFDCVFRRITFRKCNTSFDRKMKMRISAKILEKHEGLGRFVFKHFEALSWFFTLLMIASIALSAWGAYNFWAYGNCNGPDSSGFCIYNAAFGNGSSAAAPAPESLAVPTAIEGISLGNPDANETVFIFGCFSCPYTKKAWPATKQLIENYGGRVHFVWKFFPLENHPFSRPAAEIAACAAAQGKFIEFATALFDNQDEFRQKGIGFIFGLASKAGADEKKLRECYFAGNGSAIVDVTLAEGKKAGIYGTPTFFIGGKALVGESDFSVLDAAVAEALKKA, encoded by the coding sequence ATGATTTGCCTGATAGCCTTGGTTGTTTTCGCAGTTCTAGGCATTTTTTCCGCGAAGTACCGGCGGCTTGCATTGGAGGCGTTCGACTGCGTTTTCAGGCGCATCACTTTCCGGAAATGCAATACTTCGTTTGACAGGAAAATGAAAATGAGGATTTCCGCGAAAATCCTCGAAAAGCATGAGGGCCTCGGCAGGTTTGTTTTCAAGCACTTCGAGGCATTGTCCTGGTTTTTCACTTTGCTCATGATTGCAAGCATCGCGCTTTCGGCCTGGGGCGCCTACAACTTCTGGGCCTACGGGAACTGCAACGGCCCGGACAGCAGCGGCTTCTGCATTTACAATGCGGCATTCGGCAATGGTTCGTCTGCCGCAGCTCCGGCGCCGGAAAGCCTTGCCGTGCCCACTGCAATTGAGGGAATTTCCCTCGGCAACCCGGATGCCAATGAAACGGTTTTCATTTTCGGATGTTTTTCGTGCCCTTACACGAAAAAGGCGTGGCCCGCGACAAAACAGCTCATTGAAAATTATGGCGGCAGGGTTCATTTTGTCTGGAAGTTTTTTCCGCTTGAAAACCATCCTTTCAGCAGGCCTGCCGCAGAAATTGCGGCGTGCGCGGCCGCGCAGGGAAAGTTCATTGAGTTTGCAACAGCCCTGTTTGACAACCAGGATGAATTCAGGCAGAAGGGCATCGGATTCATTTTCGGCCTGGCGTCCAAGGCAGGCGCTGACGAGAAGAAACTGCGCGAATGCTATTTTGCCGGAAATGGTTCGGCGATTGTTGATGTAACGCTTGCCGAGGGAAAGAAAGCGGGCATTTACGGCACCCCGACGTTTTTCATCGGAGGCAAGGCTTTGGTGGGCGAAAGCGATTTTTCGGTTCTGGATGCGGCTGTTGCGGAGGCGCTGAAAAAGGCGTAA